CACCGTTGAACCAGTGGCCCCTGGACAGCCTGGTGAATATACTATCTATCCACTCGGCTTTCCTGGTAAGGGAAGCCACTTCTGGAACCACCACCTCCCTGGTTTTGAAAAACCCGGCTGCTTCCTGCCTCTTCGGCCGGTTACAGGTGATGATAATGATCAATATCAATAATATGGGTACCCTAAACCACATTAATTATAAGACTGACTTGGTTTTAACTGAAAAATTGGTCCAAAAGTATACGAAAATCAGCTAGGTTTTGTTTTATTCCTGGATTTTTTATTTACAAGCCCCTGGAGAGTATCCATTTCAAACCCTCTCTTCGGCTTAAAGGCGAAAGTACATGGGGGAAACATTATTTTATGATCATCAGCTTCTCCCTGGCAATGATCCTGCTGTCCCTTGCCTGAAGGCTGACCAGGTAAGTGCCCGGCCCGATGTCGACAGCATTCCACCGGTACTGCCCTGTACCCGGGTCCAGTGAGGCTGAATCCATCAGTTTCCCCTGCAAATCATGGATCCTGATGATAGCTTCTTCAGTGATGTCATAGATAATATTGACCTGCCCGCCGGAAGGATTGGGGTAAAGGTACAATGCTGTCTTTTTGTCACTGGTTAACCTATCCTGATCTTCTATTCCCACAGAAATGTCAATTACCCCCAGGACATACTGTCCCTTCTGAAGGGAATCAACGAAAAGGTAGCCGATCGACCATGGTCCGAGCTGGGTGAAATCGAGAAGCTGCCATGGTTCTGACGGCTTGGCCCTGTATAGTATCACAACCGAGTCGGTTGCACTTAAGATAAGGTTGTTATCCAGGCCACTTTTATTGTACTGGAACCGGCCCGTGGCAACAAAACCTTCGGGGAATACACCATCCACATCCCAGTAACGATAATCGGAAATCCTGCTGATTTCAGAAGGAACGTTAAGGCTGTCGGGAGGGGCCCAGTTATGCGTGATCCTGACAAATGCCGAATCGGTGACTTCCTGCACTTCCAGGACGAAGAAGGTATAAGGGTAAATATAATCATCCACCTCGGTGATATGCATGTAATCATCCGTGGTGGCGTCGCACATGTTTTTCTCCAGGTCAACATACAC
The Bacteroides sp. genome window above contains:
- a CDS encoding T9SS type A sorting domain-containing protein — encoded protein: FDLYVFNGGCPHYSIDSFSVASTSEDFNVTVYVRQKRKGTDFIGNGNIIPVTFMDENWDTFEDTIHFSGATGQSTKTVPFAPVAVYVDLEKNMCDATTDDYMHITEVDDYIYPYTFFVLEVQEVTDSAFVRITHNWAPPDSLNVPSEISRISDYRYWDVDGVFPEGFVATGRFQYNKSGLDNNLILSATDSVVILYRAKPSEPWQLLDFTQLGPWSIGYLFVDSLQKGQYVLGVIDISVGIEDQDRLTSDKKTALYLYPNPSGGQVNIIYDITEEAIIRIHDLQGKLMDSASLDPGTGQYRWNAVDIGPGTYLVSLQARDSRIIAREKLMIIK